In one Gossypium hirsutum isolate 1008001.06 chromosome D09, Gossypium_hirsutum_v2.1, whole genome shotgun sequence genomic region, the following are encoded:
- the LOC107892627 gene encoding bromodomain-containing protein 2-like produces the protein MEDVGDIQEETPRNDDAKLEPKRVVESTAKPNQEPALTKVPFPSQLEDKQKWDEAELGSNEEGESEREEEEEEEAAKQDSQEENDNYDTESHMKEALHLRALNERGRKHPL, from the exons ATGGAGGATGTCGGTGATATTCAAGAAGAAACCCCTCGAAACGACGATGCTAAACTAGAACCAAAAAGGGTAGTCGAGTCGACAGCTAAGCCAAACCAAGAACCTGCACTGACCAAGGTACCATTCCCCTCACAGCTAGAAGATAAACAAAAATGGGATGAAGCAGAACTT GGGAGTAACGAAGAAGGAGAAAGCGAGAgagaagaggaggaggaagagGAAGCTGCAAAACAAGACTCTCAAGAGGAGAATGACAACTACGATACG GAATCTCACATGAAGGAAGCACTACATTTACGAGCTTTAAACGAACGAGGAAGGAAGCACCCACTATAA
- the LOC107891859 gene encoding peroxisomal fatty acid beta-oxidation multifunctional protein MFP2 isoform X1: protein MGSKKGRTMVEVGADGVAVITIINPPVNSLSLDVLQSLKESFDEALQRDDVKAIVVAGANGKFSGGFDISAFGGIQQGAVQQPKSGYVSVEVLTDTIEAARKPSVAAIDGLALGGGLEVAMVCHARISTPTAQLGLPELQLGLIPGFGGTQRLPRLVGLAKSLEMMLTSKPVKGEEALGLGLVDAVVSSHELVNAARQWALDILARRNPWVATLYKTDKIEPLGEARQILNFARAQTRKRAPNLKHPLVCIDVIEEGIVNGPKPALYKEVEAFQGLLKSDTSKSLIHIFFAQRGTSKVPGITDRGLVPRKVKKVAILGGGLMGSGIATALLLSNYTVILKEVNEKFLEAGIGRVKANLGSRVKKGQMTREKFEKTMSLLRGVLDFESFRDVDMVIEAVIENVSLKQQIFADLEKYCPPHCILASNTSTIDLNLIGKRTKSQDRIIGAHFFSPAHIMPLLEIVRTEHTSPQIIVDLVDVGKKIKKTPIIVGNCTGFAVNRMFFPYTQAGLFLVERGADVYWIDRAITKFGMPMGPFRLADLVGFGVAIATGSQFIENFPERTYKSMLIPIMQEDKRAGESTRKGFYLYDNKRKANPDPELKMYIEKARSISGVAVDPKFVKLSEKDIVEMIFFPVVNEACRVFAEGIAVKASDIDIAAVMGMGFPPYRGGLMFWADSLGSKYIYSRLEEWSNLYGGFFKPCAFLAERAAKGAPLSAPLEMGKSRL from the exons ATGGGGAGCAAGAAGGGAAGAACAATGGTTGAAGTTGGAGCTGATGGGGTTGCTGTTATCACTATCATCAATCCTCCAGTCAATTCTCTTTCACTTGAtg TGTTGCAAAGCTTAAAAGAGAGTTTCGATGAGGCCTTACAACGAGATGATGTGAAGGCCATTGTTGTTGCAG GtgcaaatggaaaattttctGGTGGTTTCGATATTTCTGCTTTTGGTGGAATTCAACAGGGAGCAG TGCAGCAGCCAAAGTCTGGCTATGTATCTGTTGAGGTTCTCACCGACACCATCGAAG CCGCAAGAAAACCATCAGTTGCTGCCATCGATGGCCTGGCCTTAGGTGGGGGTCTAGAGGTTGCAATG GTATGTCATGCCCGGATATCGACCCCTACTGCACAACTGGGCCTGCCTGAACTTCAACTTGGACTAATTCCTGGGTTTGGAG GAACGCAGCGACTTCCACGGCTTGTTGGTCTCGCGAAGTCCCTTGAAATGATGTTG ACATCAAAGCCGGTTAAAGGCGAAGAAGCCCTTGGATTGGGTCTTGTTGATGCTGTCGTTTCATCTCATGAGCTGGTAAACGCTGCACGCCAGTGGGCACTGGATATTTTGGCACGAAGAAATCCATGGGTTGCTACCCTTTATAAGACTGATAAGATCGAGCCCCTCGGCGAAGCTAGGCAAATACTTAACTTTGCTCGAGCACAGACTCGAAAGAGGGCTCCAAATCTCAAGCACCCCTTGGTTTGCATTGATGTAATCGAGGAGGGCATAGTTAATGGTCCTAAGCCAGCACTGTATAAG GAGGTTGAAGCTTTCCAGGGACTTCTCAAATCTGATACCAGCAAAAGCCTGATCCACATCTTCTTTGCTCAGCGTGGAACATCAAAG GTTCCTGGGATTACTGATAGGGGCTTGGTGCCAAGAAAAGTGAAGAAGGTTGCTATACTTGGCGGAGGTTTAATGGGCTCGGGGATAGCAACGGCTTTGCTTCTTAGCAATTACACAGTGATCCTGAAAGAAGTGAATGAGAAGTTCTTGGAGGCTGGGATTGGTCGAGTCAAAG CCAATTTGGGAAGCCGGGTTAAGAAAGGGCAAATGACTCGAGAAAAGTTTGAGAAAACCATGTCTCTGCTCAGGGGAGTTCTTGACTTTGAAAGCTTTCGGGATGTGGACATGGTCATCGAG GCTGTAATCGAGAATGTGTCATTAAAGCAACAAATTTTTGCCGATCTTGAGAAATACTGTCCACCACATTGCATACTTGCAAGTAACACTTCCACTATTGATTTGAACTTgattggtaaaaggaccaaatccCAGGATCGGATTATTGGAGCTCATTTCTTTAG TCCGGCTCATATCATGCCGTTATTGGAAATTGTTCGTACTGAGCATACATCTCCCCAAATAATTGTTGACTTGGTTGATGTtgggaagaaaataaagaagactCCAATCATCGTTGGAAATTGCACAGGTTTTGCTGTCAATAGGATGTTCTTCCCGTATACACAAGCAGGCCTTTTCCTTGTTGAACGGGGAGCAGATGTTTATTGGATTGACCGAGCAATTACTAAGTTTGGAATGCCAATGGGCCCGTTTAG GCTGGCTGACCTTGTCGGCTTTGGTGTTGCAATTGCCACTGGCTCACAGTTCATTGAGAACTTTCCTGAGCGAACCTATAAATCAATGCTTATCCCAATTATGCAGGAGGATAAGAGAGCAG GTGAAAGTACTCGAAAAGGTTTTTATTTGTACGATAATAAACGCAAAGCTAATCCCGATCCCGAACTAAAAATGTACATTGAGAAGGCGAGGAGCATCTCTGGTGTAGCTGTTGACCCTAAG TTTGTGAAATTGTCGGAGAAGGACATTGTGGAAATGATATTCTTTCCAGTGGTTAATGAGGCTTGCCGAGTGTTTGCTGAAGGTATTGCAGTGAAAGCATCTGACATTGACATTGCTGCTGTTATGGGCATGGGATTCCCACCTTACAG GGGAGGACTCATGTTTTGGGCTGATTCTCTTGGTTCTAAGTACATTTATTCGAGACTTGAGGAGTGGTCGAATTTATACGGAGGATTTTTCAAGCCTTGCGCTTTCTTGGCTGAAAGAGCTGCCAAGGGTGCTCCATTG AGTGCACCACTGGAGATGGGAAAATCAAGACTATAA
- the LOC107891859 gene encoding peroxisomal fatty acid beta-oxidation multifunctional protein MFP2 isoform X2: MVCHARISTPTAQLGLPELQLGLIPGFGGTQRLPRLVGLAKSLEMMLTSKPVKGEEALGLGLVDAVVSSHELVNAARQWALDILARRNPWVATLYKTDKIEPLGEARQILNFARAQTRKRAPNLKHPLVCIDVIEEGIVNGPKPALYKEVEAFQGLLKSDTSKSLIHIFFAQRGTSKVPGITDRGLVPRKVKKVAILGGGLMGSGIATALLLSNYTVILKEVNEKFLEAGIGRVKANLGSRVKKGQMTREKFEKTMSLLRGVLDFESFRDVDMVIEAVIENVSLKQQIFADLEKYCPPHCILASNTSTIDLNLIGKRTKSQDRIIGAHFFSPAHIMPLLEIVRTEHTSPQIIVDLVDVGKKIKKTPIIVGNCTGFAVNRMFFPYTQAGLFLVERGADVYWIDRAITKFGMPMGPFRLADLVGFGVAIATGSQFIENFPERTYKSMLIPIMQEDKRAGESTRKGFYLYDNKRKANPDPELKMYIEKARSISGVAVDPKFVKLSEKDIVEMIFFPVVNEACRVFAEGIAVKASDIDIAAVMGMGFPPYRGGLMFWADSLGSKYIYSRLEEWSNLYGGFFKPCAFLAERAAKGAPLSAPLEMGKSRL; this comes from the exons ATG GTATGTCATGCCCGGATATCGACCCCTACTGCACAACTGGGCCTGCCTGAACTTCAACTTGGACTAATTCCTGGGTTTGGAG GAACGCAGCGACTTCCACGGCTTGTTGGTCTCGCGAAGTCCCTTGAAATGATGTTG ACATCAAAGCCGGTTAAAGGCGAAGAAGCCCTTGGATTGGGTCTTGTTGATGCTGTCGTTTCATCTCATGAGCTGGTAAACGCTGCACGCCAGTGGGCACTGGATATTTTGGCACGAAGAAATCCATGGGTTGCTACCCTTTATAAGACTGATAAGATCGAGCCCCTCGGCGAAGCTAGGCAAATACTTAACTTTGCTCGAGCACAGACTCGAAAGAGGGCTCCAAATCTCAAGCACCCCTTGGTTTGCATTGATGTAATCGAGGAGGGCATAGTTAATGGTCCTAAGCCAGCACTGTATAAG GAGGTTGAAGCTTTCCAGGGACTTCTCAAATCTGATACCAGCAAAAGCCTGATCCACATCTTCTTTGCTCAGCGTGGAACATCAAAG GTTCCTGGGATTACTGATAGGGGCTTGGTGCCAAGAAAAGTGAAGAAGGTTGCTATACTTGGCGGAGGTTTAATGGGCTCGGGGATAGCAACGGCTTTGCTTCTTAGCAATTACACAGTGATCCTGAAAGAAGTGAATGAGAAGTTCTTGGAGGCTGGGATTGGTCGAGTCAAAG CCAATTTGGGAAGCCGGGTTAAGAAAGGGCAAATGACTCGAGAAAAGTTTGAGAAAACCATGTCTCTGCTCAGGGGAGTTCTTGACTTTGAAAGCTTTCGGGATGTGGACATGGTCATCGAG GCTGTAATCGAGAATGTGTCATTAAAGCAACAAATTTTTGCCGATCTTGAGAAATACTGTCCACCACATTGCATACTTGCAAGTAACACTTCCACTATTGATTTGAACTTgattggtaaaaggaccaaatccCAGGATCGGATTATTGGAGCTCATTTCTTTAG TCCGGCTCATATCATGCCGTTATTGGAAATTGTTCGTACTGAGCATACATCTCCCCAAATAATTGTTGACTTGGTTGATGTtgggaagaaaataaagaagactCCAATCATCGTTGGAAATTGCACAGGTTTTGCTGTCAATAGGATGTTCTTCCCGTATACACAAGCAGGCCTTTTCCTTGTTGAACGGGGAGCAGATGTTTATTGGATTGACCGAGCAATTACTAAGTTTGGAATGCCAATGGGCCCGTTTAG GCTGGCTGACCTTGTCGGCTTTGGTGTTGCAATTGCCACTGGCTCACAGTTCATTGAGAACTTTCCTGAGCGAACCTATAAATCAATGCTTATCCCAATTATGCAGGAGGATAAGAGAGCAG GTGAAAGTACTCGAAAAGGTTTTTATTTGTACGATAATAAACGCAAAGCTAATCCCGATCCCGAACTAAAAATGTACATTGAGAAGGCGAGGAGCATCTCTGGTGTAGCTGTTGACCCTAAG TTTGTGAAATTGTCGGAGAAGGACATTGTGGAAATGATATTCTTTCCAGTGGTTAATGAGGCTTGCCGAGTGTTTGCTGAAGGTATTGCAGTGAAAGCATCTGACATTGACATTGCTGCTGTTATGGGCATGGGATTCCCACCTTACAG GGGAGGACTCATGTTTTGGGCTGATTCTCTTGGTTCTAAGTACATTTATTCGAGACTTGAGGAGTGGTCGAATTTATACGGAGGATTTTTCAAGCCTTGCGCTTTCTTGGCTGAAAGAGCTGCCAAGGGTGCTCCATTG AGTGCACCACTGGAGATGGGAAAATCAAGACTATAA